From one Ignavibacteria bacterium genomic stretch:
- a CDS encoding IS3 family transposase: MVGVPQKLQAVEYVSRRGLDQRRACVLMGVSRSMVTYKPRQPAKDAPVQKIINDVVAKHPAWGKRLVFGWMREQGHDYSECTVHRVYRQSGHAAQWRKRSRKIRRSVRINPTAIQPHEVWCMDFAEDRLMTGRKMMALLIKDEATSYGLSITVRRSFKGADVEAVLDEQVARYGMPKYIRSDNGGQFIAYVVQQWAQRRKVTLAYIQPGKPWQNGFAESFVGTYRREVLNAEIFMSLAEGQTISNMWLHMYNNERPHSRHNYRPPITAFNNHAA, encoded by the coding sequence ATGGTAGGCGTCCCACAGAAACTTCAGGCAGTGGAGTACGTCAGTCGACGAGGCCTGGATCAACGCCGCGCGTGTGTTCTAATGGGTGTTTCACGTTCAATGGTAACGTATAAGCCTCGCCAGCCAGCCAAGGATGCTCCAGTACAGAAGATCATCAATGACGTTGTGGCGAAACACCCGGCCTGGGGCAAGCGATTGGTGTTCGGCTGGATGCGGGAGCAGGGGCATGACTACTCAGAGTGCACTGTTCACCGCGTTTACCGGCAAAGTGGCCATGCGGCTCAGTGGCGTAAGCGTTCACGCAAGATCCGGCGCAGCGTACGGATCAATCCGACGGCGATACAGCCACACGAGGTATGGTGCATGGACTTTGCTGAGGATCGTTTGATGACCGGTCGGAAGATGATGGCACTGCTGATCAAGGACGAAGCCACGTCGTATGGCCTCAGCATAACCGTGCGGCGGTCATTCAAAGGCGCTGATGTTGAGGCTGTTCTTGACGAGCAGGTAGCTCGGTATGGAATGCCGAAGTACATTCGTTCCGACAACGGAGGACAATTCATTGCGTATGTGGTGCAGCAATGGGCTCAACGGCGCAAAGTTACGCTGGCATACATTCAGCCCGGGAAGCCATGGCAGAACGGCTTTGCAGAGAGCTTCGTCGGAACCTACCGACGTGAGGTGCTAAATGCAGAAATCTTCATGTCACTAGCCGAGGGGCAAACGATCTCAAACATGTGGCTGCACATGTACAACAATGAGCGACCTCACAGCAGGCACAATTATCGACCCCCAATCACTGCATTCAACAACCATGCAGCCTAA
- a CDS encoding transposase, translated as MRKSHYSEEQIVSIVRESHAHGVAATSKKYKVSSHTIYIWRKKYGSMEPSQVSELKRITQENARLKKLVAERDLEIEVMKEIAAKKW; from the coding sequence ATGAGGAAGAGCCATTATAGCGAGGAGCAGATCGTTAGCATCGTCCGCGAATCACACGCCCATGGCGTAGCAGCGACATCGAAGAAGTACAAGGTGTCGTCACACACGATCTACATATGGCGCAAGAAGTACGGGAGCATGGAGCCGAGCCAGGTCTCCGAGCTCAAGCGGATCACGCAGGAGAACGCCCGGCTGAAGAAGCTGGTCGCCGAGCGTGATCTTGAGATCGAAGTGATGAAAGAGATTGCGGCAAAAAAATGGTAG
- a CDS encoding helix-turn-helix transcriptional regulator — protein MPIIVNLDVMMAKRKISLNELSDRVGLTLSNLSILKTGKAKAIRFSTLEAVCNALDCQPGDILEYRRNENKTSTSEIAAVTTRGKSQI, from the coding sequence ATGCCAATTATCGTAAACCTAGATGTAATGATGGCCAAACGCAAAATCTCTCTTAATGAACTATCAGACAGAGTTGGTTTAACGTTATCGAACCTTTCCATCTTAAAAACAGGTAAGGCAAAGGCAATTCGATTTAGCACTCTGGAAGCAGTTTGCAATGCACTGGACTGTCAGCCCGGTGACATTTTAGAATACAGAAGAAATGAGAATAAAACCAGTACCTCTGAAATTGCTGCAGTGACAACACGGGGCAAGAGCCAGATTTGA
- a CDS encoding T9SS type A sorting domain-containing protein — translation MKKELFVAAFCLMCWATPLLAQYTVLVGYDEHQNRQAVKQCIFTSADTVFLVQNGVYRSLDSGRTWSQVANGSNTPTEWLVMFDGHQGIYMSSQSLKKTTNGGNNWEIILKPSYPDDSGFVALGYEQDAKLLVLETFVHHQSSNEGRTWNSDTVQPGGPIVSQVNGCNMQGSWFGLLFIQGVFAVYETVRVAGNGNDVKNLRFGDWNLSKGKAFYANLIHAIDTSTVWVAGSYVRSRTDSALWNKRLVYTTNAGTTWQHANYDFPSAITCIEFITPQLGFVGDTTGNVFVTTDGGQTWNNDNAPSGGKPILSISNVLGKYLHIVGRGVVLRRGLSVTDIQETVPPAARAPLTSVSIRPNPAHATALLDIITNGEVVVDIEVYNVVGSRAILQLGGVQVASGASAIPLDVTILTTGMYLCLVRTPKSVSTCYFMVE, via the coding sequence ATGAAAAAAGAACTCTTCGTGGCAGCGTTTTGTTTGATGTGTTGGGCAACACCACTGTTGGCCCAATACACAGTACTAGTTGGATACGACGAGCATCAGAACAGGCAAGCTGTAAAGCAATGCATATTTACCTCTGCTGATACGGTCTTTCTTGTACAGAATGGTGTATATCGCTCACTTGATAGTGGAAGGACGTGGTCGCAGGTGGCTAATGGATCGAATACCCCGACTGAGTGGCTGGTGATGTTCGATGGACACCAAGGTATTTACATGTCAAGCCAGTCACTAAAAAAGACAACAAACGGTGGTAACAACTGGGAGATAATTCTAAAGCCAAGTTATCCCGATGATTCAGGTTTTGTTGCTCTTGGATACGAACAGGATGCAAAACTACTCGTGTTGGAAACCTTTGTACATCATCAATCAAGTAATGAAGGAAGAACCTGGAATTCGGACACCGTCCAACCGGGTGGCCCTATTGTTTCACAGGTGAACGGCTGCAACATGCAGGGGTCTTGGTTTGGCCTTTTGTTTATACAGGGTGTCTTTGCTGTGTATGAAACGGTGCGCGTTGCAGGTAATGGTAATGATGTAAAGAATCTTCGTTTCGGTGATTGGAATTTATCCAAAGGCAAGGCCTTCTACGCCAACCTCATTCATGCTATAGACACATCCACCGTTTGGGTTGCCGGCTCGTATGTGCGCTCACGCACAGATTCGGCATTATGGAACAAGCGGTTGGTTTATACCACCAATGCCGGTACTACGTGGCAGCATGCTAACTATGATTTTCCCTCGGCTATCACGTGCATCGAGTTCATCACACCGCAACTTGGATTTGTTGGTGACACTACGGGTAATGTATTCGTAACGACCGATGGCGGTCAGACCTGGAACAACGACAATGCCCCCTCCGGCGGGAAGCCAATTCTCTCTATAAGCAATGTACTTGGCAAGTACCTGCACATTGTTGGTAGGGGAGTTGTTTTGCGTAGGGGGCTTTCGGTAACGGACATACAAGAAACAGTGCCACCGGCCGCACGGGCTCCGCTTACCTCGGTCTCTATCCGTCCCAACCCGGCTCATGCCACAGCCCTGTTAGATATCATAACAAACGGTGAAGTAGTGGTGGATATCGAAGTCTATAACGTAGTAGGCTCACGTGCAATTCTGCAGCTCGGCGGTGTGCAAGTAGCAAGTGGAGCATCGGCAATACCGTTAGATGTTACCATATTAACAACGGGAATGTACCTGTGCCTTGTACGAACCCCCAAAAGCGTATCCACATGCTACTTCATGGTGGAATGA
- a CDS encoding DUF2975 domain-containing protein, with translation MSITPNFIYWGLYIVAWLIFIGLSVEAGGLVVNFFFSLYEPSAIQNLYQKLDLSEMFAQSKLTFFGVYGFILIISVLKAVLFYIVIRMMHKMELSKPFNSFVSRQILQISYCTISIGLLSYIARRLTNSLLHYGFVPDNLHQFWVDSQAFILMGAVVYIIATIFKKGVDLQNENDLTV, from the coding sequence ATGTCAATAACTCCAAACTTCATTTATTGGGGCCTCTATATTGTTGCATGGCTCATTTTTATTGGACTGTCTGTAGAAGCAGGAGGCTTGGTAGTCAACTTCTTTTTCAGTCTGTACGAACCCAGTGCTATCCAGAATCTGTATCAAAAGCTGGACTTATCCGAAATGTTTGCACAGAGCAAGCTGACGTTTTTTGGTGTGTACGGCTTTATTCTGATTATATCGGTCCTCAAAGCCGTTTTATTCTACATTGTGATTAGGATGATGCACAAAATGGAATTATCAAAGCCGTTCAACAGCTTTGTTTCAAGACAGATTTTGCAGATTAGCTACTGTACCATATCAATTGGACTTCTAAGTTATATCGCCAGACGGCTAACCAATTCTTTGCTTCATTATGGTTTTGTGCCCGACAACTTACACCAGTTTTGGGTGGATAGTCAGGCGTTTATTCTGATGGGTGCAGTTGTATATATCATCGCAACGATATTCAAAAAAGGTGTCGATCTCCAAAACGAAAACGATTTAACTGTGTAA
- a CDS encoding M4 family metallopeptidase — translation MIIRQPAAAHYGCSALHRVTWFVIAIPVLSVPLYSQLASTADALTTRPDLRKHGWLIVADSAQTSVQKFITKNSSRFGFADNDALEIIASHIDKNGWTHTKYLQHYKGIPIEGADVVFHADKSGNVQSVNGKFVIGLTATGATSVSVARARELALAYLTSDEYAWENESQEAMIKLSTGNAYATYYPTPTLVFTRNADTLAVEAKNLVLAYRVDIHSVTPSYAYRIYLDPTTGNELRRTSLRSGNCNPTTATVYTVYNGQQTIHTEEIPQSNPTRYRLYDPCRRIQTKYESNDVTNQGTTWYAALDGFTQAHWGAMRTYDYFQHGLGRPGGPLDTTKVMVQKLTSDIVGAMYSNGAIFSDDNSTSHCHDYMTNLDVVAHEWTHGFIENTLADLQNQGASEAKVLNEGFADIFGEMVECYVGSQSDQCGTWKAGGECTSLESNYPRNLKEPTASQGARTYCGLNWSGDVYAKSGVLARWFYLLTEGDTASNDHCCYPITQQNFIVVDGVGTTIASDICYAVLTNGYLTSASDFVDAGIATAYYTDLEYGTPALYSVINAWHAVGVYEGLGENACGTFDVYNSPAVAVSTRAYRTCIPPLGNGLWVKDNGHLTTTSGRYIHMRTGTRVDAGGYFHARIQQPCSTWVAKVGGTSVLESQLDSSLPLSHRTYPLSISIRPNPAHATAMLDIVTNRNVVVDIEVNNLVGSRAILQLGGVQVASGASAIPLDVTTLAAGLYLCLVRTPESISTCYFLVE, via the coding sequence GTGATTATACGCCAACCGGCAGCCGCGCATTACGGATGCAGTGCCCTGCACCGCGTGACATGGTTTGTTATCGCGATACCGGTACTATCAGTACCACTGTACTCTCAGCTTGCTTCTACGGCCGATGCACTAACCACCAGACCGGATCTGCGCAAGCATGGCTGGCTTATCGTTGCTGATTCTGCCCAAACATCGGTACAGAAATTCATTACCAAGAACAGTTCTCGGTTCGGTTTTGCCGATAACGACGCGTTAGAGATAATCGCAAGCCATATAGACAAGAATGGTTGGACGCATACCAAGTATCTCCAACACTACAAAGGCATACCAATAGAGGGGGCTGACGTAGTGTTTCATGCCGACAAGTCGGGGAATGTGCAAAGCGTTAATGGGAAATTTGTAATAGGTCTTACCGCCACCGGTGCAACATCGGTATCGGTAGCGCGGGCACGCGAGCTAGCACTTGCTTACCTTACTTCCGACGAATACGCTTGGGAGAACGAAAGCCAAGAGGCCATGATAAAACTAAGTACCGGCAATGCCTATGCCACCTACTATCCAACGCCAACACTGGTGTTTACCAGGAATGCCGATACACTTGCCGTAGAAGCAAAGAATCTTGTCCTTGCCTACAGGGTAGATATCCACTCCGTAACGCCGAGCTATGCATACCGCATCTACCTGGATCCCACCACTGGCAACGAACTTCGGCGCACGTCCCTGCGCAGTGGCAATTGTAATCCCACAACGGCAACGGTCTATACTGTGTACAACGGCCAACAGACCATACACACTGAAGAAATTCCACAGTCAAATCCAACACGCTATCGCCTCTACGATCCATGCAGAAGAATCCAAACCAAGTATGAAAGCAATGATGTTACTAACCAGGGCACCACGTGGTACGCTGCCCTGGATGGCTTTACCCAAGCACATTGGGGGGCTATGAGAACATACGACTATTTTCAGCATGGGCTGGGAAGACCTGGGGGACCATTGGATACGACAAAGGTGATGGTACAGAAATTGACTTCAGATATTGTCGGGGCAATGTATTCGAATGGCGCTATTTTCTCAGATGATAATTCTACATCTCATTGCCACGACTACATGACCAACCTCGACGTTGTCGCACACGAGTGGACCCATGGTTTTATCGAGAATACACTTGCAGACCTCCAAAATCAAGGTGCCTCTGAAGCTAAGGTCTTAAACGAGGGCTTTGCAGACATCTTTGGTGAGATGGTAGAGTGTTATGTGGGTAGCCAGTCGGACCAGTGCGGCACATGGAAAGCCGGTGGTGAGTGTACATCGCTCGAAAGCAATTATCCGCGAAACCTAAAAGAGCCCACGGCCAGCCAGGGTGCTCGTACATACTGCGGACTCAACTGGAGTGGCGATGTGTATGCCAAGTCGGGTGTGTTGGCGCGGTGGTTCTATTTACTTACCGAGGGCGATACAGCCTCGAATGACCACTGCTGTTATCCGATAACACAACAGAACTTTATTGTGGTAGATGGTGTTGGAACAACCATCGCCTCGGATATCTGTTACGCTGTTTTAACCAATGGATATCTAACATCGGCATCGGACTTTGTTGATGCCGGCATTGCTACGGCATACTACACAGACCTTGAGTACGGCACACCCGCATTGTACAGCGTAATTAATGCATGGCATGCCGTTGGAGTGTACGAAGGCCTGGGCGAAAATGCTTGCGGAACATTCGATGTCTATAACAGTCCTGCGGTAGCCGTAAGCACCAGAGCATATCGAACATGTATCCCACCATTAGGCAACGGACTTTGGGTAAAGGATAACGGACACCTTACCACTACTTCGGGCAGGTACATACACATGCGCACGGGGACAAGAGTTGATGCCGGAGGATACTTTCATGCACGGATTCAGCAGCCATGTTCGACGTGGGTTGCCAAGGTGGGTGGAACATCTGTACTAGAAAGCCAGCTTGATTCGAGTTTACCTCTATCACATAGAACATACCCACTTTCCATCTCCATTCGCCCCAACCCGGCCCATGCCACAGCCATGTTAGATATCGTAACAAACCGTAATGTAGTGGTGGATATCGAAGTCAATAACCTAGTAGGTTCACGTGCAATTCTGCAGCTCGGCGGCGTGCAAGTGGCAAGCGGAGCATCGGCAATTCCGTTAGATGTTACCACATTAGCAGCAGGACTGTACCTGTGCCTTGTACGAACCCCCGAAAGCATATCCACATGCTACTTCTTGGTGGAGTGA
- a CDS encoding B12-binding domain-containing radical SAM protein translates to MNSCIALVQPHIPAGPSLGIEKSPVSIQIIAAQLQTAGYSVQMYHAGVDEALVRDIVQFNPSMVGISAMTANYTQAKLLARMLKHSLPEAIMVLGGWHATGCVQAYLNNQETESAHEMFFCNSPFDYIVAGEGDRILIDLCSCLSDGRQPHDLPGVCYAAGAELKLSVAEQVLDLDTLSDPIWKGLPVDTYRDQRTGMLDLSCHFNRACRFNCGFCATPTMYGRGVRRMSAHRAVEQIEHVVSTFRPQVITFTDEDFFASVKWVEQLVALIEQSSLHDRFGVSFDSFASVNDLYQLEKNGCGDLLDRMKGVGFNSLTIGIESFNPHILRTYNKELMILPTMSREQQQQYRQADTITQDRLLVNHYLECVQRAITFAQQHGLIIVGDYIIGNLDETIEQVRNGFGKFMQLRDLHVAYLPVFTPFPGTALWKSVYHSGKLIRSQDGTLDWSRFDASKSALDLGYDVESLRNELEVAFYTSERYQQDMKAALRHDDSTKLTLFRSRFSRLHCLFPDNVLIAQRMEELDATVALGLGGNTV, encoded by the coding sequence GTGAATTCATGTATTGCCCTGGTTCAGCCACATATACCGGCAGGCCCGTCACTGGGTATCGAAAAGTCCCCGGTGTCAATCCAGATTATTGCGGCGCAGCTGCAGACAGCGGGGTATTCTGTGCAGATGTATCATGCAGGGGTTGACGAAGCCCTTGTCCGCGACATCGTGCAGTTTAATCCGTCAATGGTAGGGATTTCTGCGATGACAGCTAATTATACTCAGGCGAAGCTGCTGGCGCGGATGCTAAAACACTCATTACCTGAGGCAATCATGGTGCTGGGCGGATGGCATGCCACGGGATGCGTTCAGGCGTATCTGAACAATCAGGAAACCGAATCAGCACATGAAATGTTCTTTTGCAACTCGCCGTTCGACTACATTGTTGCCGGAGAGGGTGATCGTATATTAATTGACTTGTGTTCATGCCTTTCCGATGGACGACAGCCTCACGATCTCCCGGGCGTGTGCTATGCTGCCGGAGCCGAACTGAAGCTCAGCGTTGCAGAACAAGTTCTTGATCTTGATACCCTGAGTGATCCGATTTGGAAGGGGCTCCCGGTTGATACATACCGAGATCAGCGCACGGGAATGCTTGATCTGAGTTGTCACTTTAACCGGGCATGCCGCTTTAATTGCGGCTTCTGCGCAACGCCTACAATGTATGGACGGGGTGTGCGGCGCATGAGCGCGCATCGTGCTGTAGAACAAATCGAGCATGTCGTTTCGACATTTCGTCCACAGGTTATTACGTTTACGGATGAGGATTTCTTTGCCAGTGTAAAATGGGTTGAGCAACTGGTAGCACTCATTGAACAATCCAGCCTGCACGATAGATTCGGTGTATCGTTCGACTCGTTTGCAAGTGTTAATGATTTGTATCAACTGGAAAAAAACGGTTGCGGCGATTTGCTGGACCGCATGAAAGGTGTTGGCTTTAACAGCTTAACAATTGGTATAGAATCGTTTAATCCGCATATCCTGCGCACATACAACAAGGAGCTAATGATTCTGCCAACGATGAGCCGCGAACAACAGCAGCAATACCGTCAGGCAGATACCATCACCCAGGATCGGCTACTGGTAAACCACTACCTTGAGTGTGTTCAACGCGCAATCACATTTGCACAGCAGCACGGACTAATTATTGTTGGTGATTACATTATTGGAAACCTTGACGAGACGATTGAACAGGTACGAAACGGATTCGGAAAATTTATGCAGTTACGTGATCTACACGTTGCCTATCTGCCGGTGTTTACTCCTTTTCCGGGAACAGCACTATGGAAATCAGTGTATCATTCGGGAAAGCTGATACGTTCACAGGATGGAACGCTGGACTGGTCACGCTTTGATGCAAGTAAAAGCGCCCTTGACCTGGGCTATGATGTTGAATCACTCCGGAATGAACTTGAAGTTGCTTTCTACACGTCCGAACGGTATCAACAGGATATGAAGGCAGCACTTCGGCACGACGATTCGACCAAGTTGACGTTGTTTCGGTCAAGGTTTTCTCGATTACACTGCCTGTTCCCGGATAATGTGCTGATTGCCCAGCGGATGGAAGAGCTTGACGCAACCGTGGCATTGGGTTTAGGTGGGAATACCGTGTAA
- a CDS encoding exo-alpha-sialidase: protein MDAGESFLQVPRLDSAQHQLVGLVKGYMFAASTKSKYWSAMDRSGTLQWMKTPLRGEAYGSLPISAAISSESVLYWVKDAGRKREFRYGKLGDTVSVTVDSIVSPKGKLEVNPLGVYSLDNGEIVLFDRSGYVCKLSGDTAEILPFSYSVPENSMVISYTPRKGYTYIRWKSGDIVTLFRIQLTNPIHVDLMTLPAGVRSQSTIGFFSCYLGGLGLSLDDNETGQYIMQPQFNRVCMVGSLTKEISILPWRPMIYSWLNGTTTMVLTDLEQIVRVDSLQRGFLCRGRVQHPDNMQFADDSKLFFPSTDYREWGMTVPASVEGGLVFAGPVVRRISLDGMSTDTLLNAPTSFASVLPNGALATGWKNSLRITRDGITDTTRITIPAGMSADSMGYPSSMIRCADNSLLASFQGTWRRDGSEGGKRLFRWGGILRSSDNGKTWMPQPLPDSECVYVQHIMRTPGNTLLATCVQMIEDSTPAYPEPGTTSAQESSYTVKNVTIMRSNNYGQFWKAVFTPIYNGAWRKNSGNIVIGQDGVLYASLYPGVYRSSDDGATWEADERIGALIEPVSLTVVDDGSLILSANDGVYKLEKTVGVPDKVASDCSKTEVISPNALLSLLSKPTVETATAVDLQGNEVVLVAASRLITDPHMLPRRCLYGLKINGELRLVYLADL, encoded by the coding sequence ATGGATGCAGGAGAGAGTTTCCTGCAGGTGCCGCGTCTTGACTCGGCTCAGCACCAGCTTGTTGGTCTTGTTAAGGGATACATGTTTGCGGCCTCCACGAAAAGTAAATACTGGTCTGCTATGGACCGGAGTGGTACTCTGCAATGGATGAAAACCCCGCTTCGGGGGGAGGCATACGGCTCTCTTCCTATATCGGCCGCAATCTCTTCCGAAAGCGTATTGTATTGGGTCAAAGATGCCGGCAGAAAGCGGGAATTTAGATATGGGAAACTGGGAGATACAGTATCCGTAACTGTTGATTCGATTGTAAGCCCAAAGGGAAAACTCGAGGTTAATCCACTTGGTGTTTACAGCCTGGATAACGGTGAAATTGTTCTGTTTGACAGAAGCGGATATGTATGTAAACTTTCTGGTGATACAGCCGAGATTCTTCCGTTTTCGTACTCAGTTCCGGAGAACAGTATGGTAATATCGTACACCCCCCGAAAGGGTTATACCTATATTCGATGGAAGTCCGGGGACATAGTAACACTATTTAGAATACAGCTAACAAATCCGATTCATGTTGATTTGATGACTCTGCCTGCGGGAGTTCGGAGTCAGAGTACGATTGGATTCTTCAGTTGCTACTTAGGCGGTTTGGGGCTTTCACTTGACGATAATGAAACGGGGCAATACATCATGCAGCCACAGTTTAATCGTGTTTGCATGGTTGGGTCACTTACTAAAGAAATTTCAATCCTCCCGTGGCGCCCCATGATATATTCATGGCTGAACGGTACTACCACAATGGTTCTGACCGATCTTGAACAGATCGTCCGCGTTGATAGCCTACAGCGTGGTTTTCTGTGCCGGGGACGGGTGCAGCATCCCGATAACATGCAGTTCGCGGATGATAGCAAGTTGTTTTTCCCGTCAACTGACTATCGGGAGTGGGGCATGACTGTACCTGCCAGTGTGGAAGGGGGCTTGGTTTTCGCTGGCCCGGTTGTACGCCGTATCAGTTTGGATGGCATGAGTACCGATACGCTCCTCAATGCTCCCACCAGTTTTGCATCGGTACTTCCAAATGGTGCACTGGCAACCGGCTGGAAGAATTCGCTTCGCATTACAAGAGATGGCATTACCGATACTACTCGGATTACCATACCCGCCGGCATGAGTGCTGACAGTATGGGCTACCCGTCGTCAATGATACGGTGTGCCGACAATTCATTGCTGGCGTCCTTCCAGGGGACGTGGCGACGTGACGGATCGGAAGGCGGAAAACGCTTGTTCCGGTGGGGAGGGATTTTGCGCAGCAGTGACAACGGCAAAACCTGGATGCCTCAGCCCCTTCCCGACTCAGAGTGCGTGTACGTACAACATATCATGCGTACACCAGGCAACACGCTCCTTGCTACCTGCGTGCAAATGATCGAGGATTCTACGCCGGCATATCCGGAGCCGGGGACTACGTCGGCGCAGGAGTCAAGCTACACGGTAAAAAATGTGACAATAATGCGATCAAATAATTACGGTCAATTCTGGAAAGCGGTCTTTACTCCAATCTATAATGGTGCATGGCGTAAGAATTCCGGTAACATCGTGATTGGTCAGGATGGGGTGCTCTATGCCTCACTATATCCGGGAGTGTATAGGAGTTCGGATGATGGCGCAACATGGGAAGCCGACGAACGCATAGGCGCACTGATCGAGCCGGTGAGCCTTACGGTAGTTGACGATGGTTCCCTGATACTTTCAGCGAATGATGGGGTTTACAAATTGGAGAAAACAGTAGGCGTACCCGACAAGGTTGCGTCTGATTGTTCGAAAACCGAGGTGATATCACCAAATGCGTTACTTTCTCTTCTATCCAAGCCAACTGTGGAGACTGCGACAGCCGTTGACCTGCAGGGCAACGAAGTTGTTTTGGTAGCCGCCAGTCGGTTGATAACAGATCCGCACATGCTTCCCCGGCGATGTCTGTACGGGCTGAAGATAAACGGTGAACTGCGACTTGTGTATCTGGCAGATCTATAA